In Sodalis ligni, a single genomic region encodes these proteins:
- a CDS encoding anthranilate synthase component 1 → MQTMRPPLELLQATAAYRDDPTAMFNHLCGARPATLLLESAEIDSKRNLKSLMVLDSAMRISALGRQVTIQALTANGAALLPLLDAALPAEVLVRAHPNGRELTFPAAENHMDEDARLRALSVFDCLRLLLTLVQVPEDRPEALFLGGLFAYDLVAGFESLPEVRQDQRCPDFCFYLAETLLILDHQRQSCQIQASLFCPSAGEKQRLQARLEQLQHQLQQVPGPIPHQTIDSMTLECNQSDEEFCRVVEKMQQAIREGEIFQVVPSRRFSLPCPSPLAAYHTLKEHNPSPYMFFMQDDEFTVFGASPESSLKYDAANRQIEIYPIAGTRPRGRKPDGQLDADLDSRIELEMRSDHKELAEHLMLVDLARNDLARICEAGSRYVADLTKVDRYSFVMHLVSRVVGTLRGDLDALHAYRACMNMGTLSGAPKVRAMQLIAEAEGTRRGSYGGAIGYFTGQGVLDTCIVIRSAYVEDGIATVQAGAGVVLDSVPQAEADESRNKARAVLRAIATAHHAREVF, encoded by the coding sequence ATGCAAACCATGCGACCACCATTGGAACTCTTACAGGCAACGGCCGCCTACCGGGATGATCCCACCGCGATGTTCAACCATCTTTGCGGCGCGCGTCCCGCCACCTTACTGCTCGAATCGGCCGAAATCGACAGCAAGCGCAATCTCAAAAGCCTGATGGTACTGGACAGCGCCATGCGCATCTCCGCCCTGGGCCGGCAGGTGACCATCCAGGCGCTCACCGCCAACGGGGCGGCGCTGCTGCCGCTGCTGGATGCCGCATTGCCCGCCGAGGTCCTGGTTCGCGCGCATCCCAACGGCCGCGAACTGACATTCCCGGCGGCGGAAAACCACATGGACGAAGACGCCCGCTTGCGCGCCCTGTCGGTGTTTGATTGCCTGCGCCTGCTGCTGACGCTGGTGCAGGTTCCCGAGGATCGGCCGGAAGCCCTGTTTCTCGGCGGCCTGTTCGCCTACGACCTGGTGGCGGGTTTTGAATCCCTCCCTGAGGTGCGCCAGGATCAGCGCTGTCCGGATTTCTGTTTTTACCTGGCGGAAACCTTACTTATTCTCGATCACCAGCGCCAGTCCTGCCAAATCCAGGCCAGCCTGTTTTGTCCCTCCGCCGGCGAGAAACAGCGTCTGCAGGCCCGACTTGAGCAACTGCAGCACCAGCTCCAACAGGTGCCGGGCCCCATCCCCCATCAAACCATCGACAGCATGACGCTGGAATGCAACCAGAGCGATGAGGAATTTTGCCGGGTGGTGGAGAAAATGCAGCAGGCGATCCGCGAAGGGGAAATTTTCCAGGTGGTGCCCTCCCGTCGGTTCTCGCTGCCCTGCCCGTCGCCGCTGGCGGCCTACCACACACTAAAAGAGCACAATCCCAGTCCTTATATGTTCTTTATGCAGGACGATGAATTCACCGTGTTCGGCGCATCGCCGGAAAGCTCTTTGAAATACGACGCAGCGAACCGGCAAATTGAAATCTATCCCATCGCCGGTACCCGCCCCCGCGGCCGGAAACCGGACGGTCAGCTTGATGCCGATCTCGACAGCCGCATCGAACTGGAGATGCGGTCCGATCATAAAGAGCTGGCGGAACACCTGATGCTGGTGGATCTGGCGCGCAACGACCTGGCGCGGATTTGCGAAGCCGGCAGCCGCTATGTCGCCGATTTGACCAAAGTGGATCGCTATTCGTTTGTTATGCATCTGGTGTCCCGGGTGGTGGGAACCCTGCGGGGAGACCTGGATGCGCTGCACGCCTACCGCGCCTGCATGAATATGGGCACCCTGAGCGGCGCGCCGAAGGTGCGCGCCATGCAGCTTATCGCCGAAGCCGAAGGCACCCGCCGCGGCAGCTACGGCGGCGCTATCGGCTATTTCACCGGCCAGGGGGTACTGGATACCTGCATCGTTATCCGCTCCGCCTACGTTGAGGACGGCATAGCCACCGTCCAGGCGGGCGCCGGCGTGGTGCTGGATTCCGTCCCCCAGGCCGAAGCCGACGAAAGCCGCAATAAAGCCCGCGCCGTGCTGCGCGCCATTGCTACCGCACATCATGCCCGGGAGGTGTTCTGA
- a CDS encoding GntR family transcriptional regulator, which yields MITRRAGKGSMVLPPHVVQPLNQMSSFAEDMRRRGFTAGYTTLAARMAAMPPEAAAALGMAENVKTFMVSRLLSADGLAMAVSHSWFSPSLFSRNPLPTVAELNSGSLYAWLELHCGCRILGARETISAGIADGELSRLLTIARGTAVLIARRLSHDNLGQPVEFATVSYRADRYSFTIDLVRS from the coding sequence TTGATTACGCGCCGCGCGGGCAAAGGCTCAATGGTGCTCCCCCCCCATGTGGTACAGCCGTTGAATCAAATGTCCAGTTTTGCCGAGGATATGCGGCGGCGGGGATTTACCGCCGGTTATACCACCCTTGCCGCCCGAATGGCCGCTATGCCGCCGGAAGCGGCTGCCGCCCTGGGCATGGCGGAAAACGTCAAAACCTTTATGGTGTCGCGCCTGTTAAGCGCCGACGGGCTGGCCATGGCGGTATCCCACTCCTGGTTTTCGCCGTCGCTTTTCAGCCGGAATCCCCTTCCCACTGTCGCCGAACTCAATTCCGGCTCGCTCTACGCCTGGCTGGAGCTGCACTGCGGCTGCCGCATTCTCGGCGCGCGGGAAACCATCAGCGCCGGCATCGCCGACGGAGAACTGTCGCGGCTACTTACCATCGCCCGCGGTACGGCGGTGCTGATTGCCCGTCGGTTGAGTCATGACAACCTGGGGCAGCCGGTGGAATTTGCCACGGTGAGCTACCGCGCCGATCGCTACAGCTTCACCATCGATCTGGTGCGGTCGTGA
- a CDS encoding substrate-binding domain-containing protein — MKNTLSGSDSDPVQLAGEPSQGPGSRHGAAYSAGDPPQASGSHRGTADNGHHGEQQRPSTDGPSPAGLREFLAKLLGGGWICLLLIALIALFWLLRPAQFGSAYNLSQIAINAAILLVLSVGQTFVIIAAGIDLSVGAGLGFSSVISAQTMLYLTGGAGTTFGTTDAGWGIIALGTLVSLLAGALWGALNGFLIAVARIPALIVTLGTFGMALGLAQIISGGVDVRAIPERLVDVIGSGDIAGIPMLVVIAVLVTLAAAAVLHLTRFGLHVFATGSNMEAVRRAGVNVRRRLVGIYMISGALAGMAAVMSNARFSTTTIGGHAMDNLSTISAVVLGNQSVRRHRQRGRHGNRRVYPDYSPERFCHSRHTALLANRRHGRGIDSGCVDRPTETSGERTRLTFDLNGVYMMRKTVLSTLICTLAMGLALPAAAKPAGSVALVLGVKGSPFYQALQCGAQEKAKQAGLSLTVFAPDQFAADSQIPVVNAVTATQPAVAAIVPTDMQALAAPMKQLAARGAKVLTVDQTLHDTSFLATQIITDNEQGGKMAAQAMNRLLNGEGKVLVITQPPGSAAQDARERGFAEQIKAYPGITYLGPQYQSDDPQKAAEIVTSALSAHPDLAGVFSTNDQGAIGAITGLRQAGAVKRVRLVAYDAATAEVNALKNGTIDVLIAQNPKQEGEAVVDIALQLLAGKTVAKTTLTDIVAIAANEPEKADRYEYKADCL, encoded by the coding sequence ATGAAAAATACGCTCTCTGGGTCCGATTCAGACCCGGTACAGTTGGCCGGTGAACCGTCCCAGGGACCGGGCAGCCGTCACGGGGCGGCGTATTCCGCCGGTGATCCGCCCCAGGCGTCGGGCAGCCATCGCGGGACGGCGGACAACGGTCATCACGGAGAACAGCAGCGTCCGTCAACGGACGGTCCGTCACCCGCCGGCCTGCGGGAATTCCTGGCGAAACTGCTGGGGGGCGGCTGGATCTGCCTGCTGCTGATTGCCCTGATTGCGCTGTTCTGGCTGCTGCGTCCGGCGCAGTTCGGCTCAGCCTACAATCTGTCGCAAATCGCCATCAATGCCGCCATCCTGCTGGTGCTCTCGGTAGGCCAGACTTTCGTCATCATTGCGGCGGGCATTGATTTATCGGTGGGGGCGGGGCTGGGCTTTTCCTCGGTCATCTCTGCCCAGACCATGCTCTATCTCACCGGAGGCGCAGGCACTACCTTCGGCACCACCGACGCGGGCTGGGGCATTATCGCCCTCGGCACGCTGGTATCGCTGCTGGCCGGCGCCCTGTGGGGCGCGCTGAACGGCTTTCTGATCGCGGTGGCCCGCATTCCGGCCCTGATTGTCACCCTCGGCACTTTCGGCATGGCATTAGGCCTGGCGCAAATCATCAGCGGCGGCGTGGATGTCCGGGCCATTCCCGAACGGCTGGTGGACGTTATCGGCAGCGGCGATATCGCCGGCATACCGATGCTGGTGGTCATCGCCGTCCTGGTGACCTTAGCGGCGGCGGCGGTACTGCATCTTACCCGCTTCGGACTGCATGTCTTCGCCACCGGATCCAATATGGAGGCGGTCCGCCGCGCCGGGGTCAATGTGCGCAGGCGGCTCGTCGGGATTTACATGATTTCCGGCGCGCTGGCGGGCATGGCCGCCGTCATGTCCAATGCCCGCTTTTCCACCACCACCATCGGCGGCCACGCCATGGACAATCTCTCTACCATATCGGCGGTGGTATTGGGGAACCAGTCTGTTCGGCGGCATCGGCAGCGTGGCCGGCACGGTAATCGGCGTGTTTATCCCGATTATTCTCCTGAACGGTTTTGTCATTCTCGGCATACCGCCCTTTTGGCAAACCGTCGCCATGGGCGCGGTATTGATTCTGGCTGTGTGGATCGACCAACTGAAACGTCGGGCGAGAGAACGCGGTTAACTTTTGACCTTAACGGAGTATATATGATGCGTAAAACAGTTCTGTCGACTCTGATCTGCACCCTGGCCATGGGACTCGCCCTGCCGGCCGCCGCCAAGCCCGCGGGCAGCGTCGCGCTGGTATTGGGGGTAAAGGGCAGCCCCTTTTACCAGGCGCTGCAATGCGGCGCCCAGGAAAAGGCCAAACAGGCCGGCCTCTCGTTAACCGTCTTCGCGCCGGATCAATTCGCCGCCGACAGCCAAATCCCGGTGGTTAACGCCGTCACCGCCACACAGCCGGCGGTAGCGGCCATCGTACCCACCGATATGCAGGCGCTGGCGGCGCCCATGAAGCAGTTGGCCGCTCGGGGCGCCAAGGTGCTCACCGTCGATCAGACCCTGCACGATACCTCGTTCCTGGCGACCCAGATTATCACCGATAATGAACAAGGCGGCAAAATGGCGGCGCAAGCCATGAACCGTCTGCTGAACGGCGAAGGCAAAGTCCTGGTGATTACCCAGCCCCCCGGTTCGGCGGCGCAGGATGCCCGTGAACGGGGCTTCGCCGAACAGATCAAGGCCTATCCCGGCATAACCTATCTCGGCCCGCAGTACCAAAGCGACGACCCGCAGAAAGCGGCGGAAATCGTCACCTCCGCCCTGTCGGCCCATCCGGATTTGGCCGGGGTTTTCTCCACCAACGATCAGGGGGCCATCGGCGCCATCACCGGCCTGCGCCAGGCCGGCGCGGTGAAACGCGTCAGGCTGGTGGCCTATGATGCCGCCACGGCGGAGGTGAATGCCCTGAAAAACGGCACTATCGACGTGCTGATCGCGCAAAACCCGAAACAGGAAGGGGAAGCGGTGGTGGATATCGCCCTCCAGCTGCTGGCGGGCAAGACGGTGGCGAAAACGACATTGACCGATATTGTCGCCATCGCCGCTAACGAGCCGGAGAAAGCGGATCGCTACGAATACAAGGCGGATTGTCTTTAA
- a CDS encoding ATP-binding cassette domain-containing protein — MSTPVLEARGISRHFGHVKALEGVNFRVYPGEICALIGDNGAGKSTLVKILSGADRPDGGTILIDGQPVSLASPSVAQQLGISTVYQDLALAPELTPVDNLFLGREELLPGLLGKLGCLDRASMRRKAVGQFARLGVSLRSLKVPISTLSGGQRQSVAIARAAMWADRVIFLDEPTAALGVVQTERVLELIKQVRASGIAVVLISHNMPQVLEIADRVEVLRLGRSVGQLSTAGARVEDLVTAMTSGTAAEESR; from the coding sequence ATGAGCACGCCGGTTCTTGAAGCCCGCGGCATCAGCCGTCATTTCGGCCATGTCAAGGCGCTGGAAGGAGTGAATTTCCGCGTCTATCCGGGCGAGATCTGCGCCTTGATCGGCGATAACGGCGCCGGTAAATCGACGCTGGTGAAAATCCTTTCCGGCGCCGACCGACCCGACGGCGGCACGATCCTTATAGACGGTCAGCCGGTGAGCCTGGCCTCCCCCTCTGTGGCCCAGCAGCTGGGTATCTCCACCGTTTACCAGGACTTGGCGCTGGCGCCGGAGTTAACGCCGGTGGACAACCTGTTTTTAGGCCGCGAGGAGCTTTTGCCCGGTCTGCTGGGAAAACTCGGCTGTCTGGACCGGGCCTCGATGCGGCGCAAGGCGGTGGGCCAGTTCGCCCGGCTGGGCGTGTCGCTACGTTCGCTGAAAGTGCCCATATCCACCCTGTCCGGAGGCCAGCGGCAGTCGGTGGCCATCGCCCGCGCCGCCATGTGGGCGGACCGGGTCATCTTCCTGGATGAACCCACCGCCGCCCTGGGGGTAGTACAGACCGAACGGGTGCTGGAATTGATAAAACAGGTACGCGCTTCAGGCATCGCGGTGGTGCTGATCAGCCACAATATGCCGCAGGTGCTGGAAATCGCCGACCGGGTGGAAGTGCTGCGCCTGGGACGCAGCGTCGGCCAGCTCTCCACCGCCGGCGCGCGGGTGGAAGATTTGGTCACCGCCATGACCAGCGGCACCGCCGCCGAGGAGTCTCGATGA
- a CDS encoding carbohydrate kinase family protein, whose product MTAAGKALFVGDISLDTTLLMDKMPQPDEKLLVSITNEMPGGVVTNAALACRLAGAPVGLAVETGDDLFAEGLLTPLRAAGIEVTGGRRPGRTCRAIVLLDALGEKRLLLEPGVSMYPGADLLSGLDWRGVGWLHTAVYGAAAEGVIEHCRHAGIPWSIDLEPATFMAGLAPLRAVLNGAETVFCNQRALAQIGTGPVAQLLALGAKSVICPLGPQGARYVCAGASHDARFIGTPAVVDTTGAGDCLAGWFIARRLEGLSVPLALREAVYAATYSCGGMGAPSSYPPREQLIRFENAPAGYTAGTNE is encoded by the coding sequence GTGACCGCGGCCGGTAAAGCGTTATTTGTCGGGGATATCAGCCTGGATACTACCCTGCTGATGGACAAAATGCCCCAGCCCGACGAAAAGCTGCTGGTGAGCATCACTAATGAAATGCCCGGTGGCGTGGTGACCAACGCGGCGCTGGCCTGCCGGCTGGCCGGCGCCCCGGTCGGCCTTGCGGTGGAAACCGGCGATGATTTATTTGCCGAGGGCTTGTTGACGCCGCTGCGGGCGGCGGGAATCGAGGTTACCGGCGGACGCAGACCCGGCCGTACCTGCCGCGCCATCGTTTTGCTGGACGCTCTGGGAGAAAAACGGCTGCTGCTGGAACCGGGCGTATCCATGTACCCCGGCGCCGATCTGTTGAGCGGTCTCGATTGGCGAGGGGTGGGCTGGTTGCATACCGCCGTTTACGGCGCCGCCGCCGAAGGCGTCATCGAACATTGCAGGCACGCGGGCATCCCTTGGTCTATTGATTTGGAACCGGCCACGTTTATGGCCGGCCTGGCGCCCCTGCGCGCCGTGCTGAACGGCGCCGAAACGGTGTTTTGCAACCAGCGGGCCCTGGCGCAAATCGGCACCGGGCCGGTAGCGCAATTACTGGCGCTGGGGGCCAAATCGGTAATTTGTCCCCTTGGGCCGCAGGGCGCGCGTTATGTCTGTGCCGGCGCCAGCCATGACGCCCGTTTTATCGGTACGCCCGCCGTGGTGGATACCACCGGCGCCGGCGACTGCCTGGCGGGCTGGTTTATCGCCCGGCGCCTGGAGGGTTTATCTGTTCCCTTGGCGCTGCGTGAGGCGGTTTACGCCGCCACCTACAGCTGCGGCGGGATGGGGGCGCCGTCTTCCTACCCCCCCCGCGAACAATTGATCCGATTCGAGAACGCCCCGGCCGGCTATACCGCCGGGACAAATGAATAA
- the trpCF gene encoding bifunctional indole-3-glycerol-phosphate synthase TrpC/phosphoribosylanthranilate isomerase TrpF, with translation MQDTVLAKIVADKKIWIADRKQQQPLSAFRDEVKPSSRSFYHALQGSRTVFILECKKASPSKGLIRADFDPAAIAGIYKHYASAISVLTDEKYFQGSFDFLRQISDVVTQPVLCKDFIIDPYQIYLARYHQADAILLMLSVLDDDSYRQLAAVAHSLEMGVLTEAISEEECRRAVALGAKVVGINNRDLRDLSIDLNRTRTLAPKLPGGITVISESGITSYRHVRELSHFANGFLIGSALMSEPDLDSAVRRVLLGENKVCGLTRPQDARAALDAGALYGGLIFVDASPRRVDMERARTVIAGAPLRYVGVFRDADIGEVAQTAAALGLYAVQLHGSEDQDYITALRGRLPAACRIWKALDMREHSPARDFTGVDRYLLDNGGGSGQRFDWSLLAGQTLDNVMLAGGLAADNCVAAAQLGCVGLDFNSGVESAPGLKDHHKLATVFQTLRAY, from the coding sequence ATGCAGGATACGGTACTGGCGAAAATCGTCGCCGATAAAAAAATCTGGATCGCAGACCGTAAGCAGCAACAGCCATTATCCGCGTTCCGCGATGAGGTTAAGCCCAGCAGCCGCAGCTTTTACCATGCTCTGCAAGGCTCGCGGACGGTCTTTATACTGGAATGCAAAAAAGCGTCGCCGTCCAAGGGACTTATCCGGGCCGATTTCGATCCGGCAGCCATCGCCGGCATCTATAAGCATTACGCGTCGGCTATCTCGGTCCTTACCGACGAGAAGTATTTTCAGGGCAGTTTTGATTTTCTGCGCCAGATAAGCGACGTGGTGACGCAGCCGGTGTTATGCAAGGATTTTATCATCGATCCTTACCAGATCTACCTGGCCCGCTACCACCAGGCGGATGCTATTTTGCTGATGCTGTCGGTTCTCGATGACGACAGCTACCGCCAGCTGGCCGCGGTGGCCCACAGCCTGGAGATGGGCGTGCTCACCGAAGCCATCAGCGAAGAGGAGTGCCGCCGCGCCGTGGCCCTCGGCGCCAAGGTGGTGGGAATCAATAACCGCGACCTGCGGGATTTATCCATCGACCTGAACCGCACCCGCACCCTGGCGCCGAAACTTCCCGGCGGCATCACGGTTATCAGCGAATCAGGCATTACCTCCTATCGGCATGTCCGGGAGTTGAGCCATTTCGCCAACGGCTTTCTTATCGGCAGCGCATTGATGTCCGAACCGGATCTGGACAGCGCCGTGCGCCGGGTGCTGCTGGGTGAAAACAAGGTTTGCGGACTGACCCGGCCCCAGGATGCCCGGGCGGCCCTGGATGCCGGCGCCCTGTACGGCGGACTGATTTTCGTGGACGCCTCCCCGCGCCGGGTGGATATGGAACGCGCCCGTACCGTGATCGCCGGCGCGCCGCTGCGGTATGTGGGAGTCTTTCGCGACGCCGATATCGGCGAAGTGGCACAAACCGCTGCCGCGCTGGGACTTTACGCCGTGCAGCTGCACGGCAGCGAAGACCAGGATTATATCACCGCCCTGCGCGGCCGCTTGCCCGCCGCCTGCCGGATTTGGAAAGCGCTGGACATGCGGGAGCACTCGCCCGCCAGGGACTTTACCGGCGTCGATCGCTACCTGCTGGACAATGGCGGCGGCAGCGGCCAGCGGTTCGACTGGTCGTTGCTGGCGGGGCAAACCCTGGACAACGTCATGCTGGCGGGAGGACTGGCGGCGGATAACTGTGTGGCCGCCGCGCAGCTGGGCTGTGTGGGACTGGATTTCAACTCCGGCGTCGAAAGCGCGCCCGGGCTAAAGGATCATCATAAACTGGCTACGGTATTTCAGACGCTTCGCGCCTATTAA
- the rnm gene encoding RNase RNM, whose product MIDKPLGAKSSLLTLYDLHSHTTASDGMLAPEALVERAVAMGVDVLAITDHDTLAGVAAAGQAIIRQSLPLTLISGVEISTLWQNHEIHIVGLGVDAAHPAMTALLAAQREKRLERAMIIAQRLEHAGISGAWEGARAFAGEGVITRGHFARYLVSIGKADNLAAVFKKYLSKGNPGYTPSRWCTIEEAVDAVRQAGGQTVVAHPGRYQLSAKWLKRLLDHFVAAGGDGMEVASCQQSPQERILLAGYARERQLLGSQGSDFHMPCAWIELGRKLWLPGGVEPIWRDWPTQSAIQPSLF is encoded by the coding sequence TTGATTGATAAACCGTTGGGTGCAAAATCATCGTTGCTCACTCTGTATGACCTGCACAGCCATACTACCGCCTCGGACGGTATGCTCGCGCCGGAGGCGCTGGTGGAGCGTGCGGTTGCCATGGGAGTGGATGTGCTGGCGATTACCGATCACGATACCCTGGCAGGCGTGGCGGCTGCGGGTCAGGCTATTATCCGGCAATCCCTGCCGCTGACGCTGATATCGGGAGTGGAAATTTCCACTCTGTGGCAAAACCATGAAATCCATATCGTCGGACTGGGCGTGGACGCCGCCCATCCGGCCATGACCGCGCTGTTGGCGGCCCAGCGGGAAAAACGCCTGGAGCGGGCCATGATCATTGCCCAGCGCCTGGAGCACGCCGGAATTTCCGGCGCCTGGGAGGGGGCCCGGGCGTTTGCCGGCGAGGGGGTGATTACCCGCGGACACTTTGCCCGTTATCTGGTGAGTATCGGCAAGGCCGATAATCTGGCCGCGGTGTTCAAAAAATACCTGTCGAAAGGGAATCCCGGCTATACGCCGTCGCGGTGGTGTACTATCGAGGAGGCCGTGGACGCCGTTCGGCAGGCGGGAGGGCAGACGGTGGTGGCTCACCCTGGCCGGTATCAGCTTTCCGCCAAATGGCTCAAGCGTTTGCTGGATCATTTTGTGGCCGCGGGCGGCGACGGTATGGAGGTTGCTTCTTGCCAACAGTCTCCGCAGGAAAGGATATTACTGGCCGGGTACGCCCGTGAACGGCAGTTGCTGGGTTCTCAGGGGTCGGATTTCCATATGCCCTGTGCCTGGATTGAATTGGGGCGTAAGCTCTGGCTCCCGGGGGGAGTCGAGCCGATATGGCGGGACTGGCCGACGCAGAGTGCCATCCAGCCGTCGTTATTTTAA
- a CDS encoding L-threonylcarbamoyladenylate synthase produces MHPENPQPRLINQTVDQLRKGAVIVYPTDSGYALGCRLEDKNAMERICRIRKLDSDHNFTLMCRDLSELSTYAHVDNQAFRLMKNNTPGKYTFILKATKEVPRRLMNEKRKTIGLRVPSNPIALALLENMNEPLMSTTLMLPGNDFAESDPERIKDHLSKQVDVVIHGGFLGQQPTTVIDLTDDTPRVVREGVGDISPFL; encoded by the coding sequence ATTCATCCAGAGAATCCACAGCCGCGATTGATTAACCAAACCGTGGATCAGCTGCGTAAGGGCGCGGTTATCGTTTATCCCACCGATTCGGGGTATGCCCTGGGCTGCCGTCTGGAGGACAAAAATGCCATGGAGCGTATTTGCCGGATCCGCAAGCTGGACAGCGATCATAATTTTACCCTGATGTGTCGCGATCTGTCCGAGCTCTCAACCTACGCCCATGTGGATAACCAGGCGTTCCGATTAATGAAAAACAATACTCCGGGCAAATATACCTTTATTTTGAAGGCCACCAAGGAAGTCCCGCGGCGGTTGATGAACGAGAAGCGTAAAACCATCGGTTTGCGGGTGCCGTCCAATCCCATTGCCCTGGCCCTGCTGGAAAACATGAATGAGCCTTTGATGTCCACCACCCTGATGTTACCGGGTAACGATTTTGCGGAATCCGATCCGGAGCGCATCAAGGATCATTTGTCCAAACAGGTGGATGTGGTGATTCACGGCGGCTTTTTAGGTCAGCAGCCCACCACCGTTATCGATCTTACCGATGATACGCCGCGCGTGGTGCGGGAAGGCGTCGGGGATATTTCGCCTTTTCTCTGA
- a CDS encoding BtpA/SgcQ family protein, with protein sequence MTKREIMAAPIVLPEKPDMLAALFPVKKPVIGVIHLNALPGAPRYQGETMKSIAAAAVRDALTLSKGGIDGIIVENASDLPFSRPEHIGPETVAALTAVCMEVRGAVDTPIGITCVANGAIPALAIAKAVGARWVRVNQWVNAYVANEGFINGPAPEAMRYRAMIDARDVAIFADVHVKFGAHAITADRSIPEQATDAEWFDADVLIATGTRTGSPTESREVNEVRGGTNLPVIVGSGLSPSQVPTLFAAADGAIIGQWLKQDGRWWLPVDAKRVEELMKAVMTVREAL encoded by the coding sequence ATGACCAAGAGAGAGATTATGGCCGCACCCATCGTACTGCCCGAGAAACCCGATATGCTGGCAGCGCTTTTCCCGGTGAAAAAACCGGTGATAGGCGTTATCCATCTTAATGCGCTGCCCGGCGCGCCCCGTTACCAAGGGGAAACCATGAAGTCCATCGCCGCCGCCGCGGTGAGGGATGCCCTGACCCTGTCAAAGGGGGGCATCGACGGCATTATCGTGGAAAACGCCAGCGATCTGCCCTTCTCGCGGCCGGAACATATCGGCCCGGAGACCGTGGCGGCGTTAACCGCCGTCTGCATGGAGGTCCGTGGCGCGGTGGACACTCCCATCGGCATCACCTGCGTGGCCAACGGCGCCATTCCGGCGCTGGCTATCGCCAAAGCGGTGGGCGCGCGCTGGGTACGGGTTAATCAATGGGTCAATGCCTATGTCGCCAATGAGGGTTTCATCAACGGCCCGGCGCCGGAAGCCATGCGCTATCGCGCCATGATTGACGCCCGCGACGTGGCCATCTTCGCCGATGTCCACGTCAAGTTCGGCGCCCACGCCATCACGGCGGACCGCAGCATTCCCGAACAGGCCACCGATGCGGAATGGTTCGACGCTGATGTGCTTATCGCCACCGGCACCCGCACCGGCTCCCCCACCGAATCCCGCGAAGTCAACGAAGTACGCGGCGGCACCAACCTGCCGGTCATTGTGGGATCAGGGCTGTCGCCGAGCCAGGTGCCGACCCTGTTCGCCGCCGCCGACGGCGCCATTATCGGCCAGTGGCTGAAACAGGATGGCCGCTGGTGGCTGCCGGTGGATGCCAAACGGGTGGAGGAATTGATGAAGGCGGTTATGACTGTCCGGGAGGCGCTATGA